GCTgcaagaacaaagaaacaatatcAATGACATTCACTGTGAGGATGGGAGAGTGGTTATGGATCATAACCATATAAAAAATGAAGCTGTGAGATACTTCACTGATTTTCTCACCTATTCTCCTTCTGAGTATGTTGAATGGTCTACTGAGGCTTTGGCGGGCATTTTGGACTTCAAATGTGGTGCTAATGACAAGTCTATGCTTATGAGAGAGGTTTCCAAGGAGGAGATTCGTAAGGTTCTGTTTTCTATGCATACAAACAGATCTCCTGGACCTGATGGGTTCAGTGTGGAGTTTTTTAAAGAATCATGGTCTATAGTGGGGGATGACTTTGCAGTAGCAATCCAATCATTTTTCAGTACAGGTTTTCTCCCAAAGGGTGTTAACTCTACTATTTTAGCTCTAATACCGAAGAAAATAGAAGCAAGAACAATGAAGGATTACAAGTCAATTTCATGTTGCAATGTCTTGTATAAAGTCATACCAATGCTCCTTGCTACACGGCTGGAGCTTATTCTTCCCAAGTTTATCTCTTCAAATCAATCTGCTTTTATTAAAGATAGATTGTTGATGGAGAATGTCCTTCTTGCTACGGAGCTCGTCAAAGATTATCATAAAGATTCTACCTCTCCTCGATGTGCCATGAAAATTGATgtatccaaagcatttgattcaGTGCAATGGGGGTTTCTTCTCAACACCTTATGGGCACTAGATTTTCCTGAACAGTTTGTTTTATGGATTAAAACATGTGTAACCTCTGCCTCCATTTCAGTTCAAGTGAATGTCGAACTGGCTGGTTACTTTGGTAGCCGAAGAGGATTGCGACAAGGCTGCTCCTTAAGTCCTTATCTGTTCGTGATCTGCATGAATGTTCTCTCTTGTATGCTTGACAAAGCCGCTAAAGCTAAACAGTTTGATTTCCACCCCAAATGTAAATTGCTCAATCTCACTCACCTCTGTTTTGCAGATGATCTCATGGTTTTTGCTGATGGGACAAGACGATCAGTCCAGGGAGTCTTAGagatttttgatgattttgccACTCACTCCGGATTACAAATAAGTCTTGAGAAATCGACTTTGTTCATGGCAGGGATCTCTCAGAGTGAGACGGACGAGATCCTCCAGCTGTTTCCCTTTGCGTCTGGTGAATTACCGGTTCGTTATCTTGGATTGCCCCTTCTCCCCAAAAGAATGACAGCTGCAGATTATCTTCCCCTTCTAGAAAGATACGTTCGGAAATCAGCTCATGGACAGCTAAGACACTCTCATTTGCAGGCTGGTTACAACTGTTGAGTTTGGTGATACTTAGCTTAACAAACTTCTGGATTAATGCTTTTTGACTTCCAAAAGCTTGTATAAGGGAGATTGACAAGTTATGCTTTACCTTCTTATGGTCCGAACCCTCTCTGAACCCAAACAAAGCAAAGGTGGCTTGGAATGAAGTATGCTTACATAAAAAGGAAGGGGGTTTAGGTTTGCATTCTATAAAGGAAGCAAATAAAGTGagtattttgaaattaatatagtGAGTTCTCTCTGCTCATGATTCATTATGGGTGGACTGGGTTAACAAGTACCTTATACGGAGTGGTTCTCTGTGGTCCGAGAATCCGGTATCTTCTATAGGTTTCTGGATGTGGAATAAAATCTTGAAATATAGGACTCTCGCTTCTCAGTTTCACCGGGTGGAGGTTACAAAATGGTGAATCAAcctctttttttggtttgataaatgGTGTCCTATGGGATGTCTTCATGATACTTTTGGAGATAGAGGAATCATTTCTCTCGGAATCTCAAAAACGATGGTTATGACTAGGCAGAGGCGACACAGATAACCTCTACTAAACCAGGTTGAGGAGGAGATACAGAAGCAAACCTTGATCCGCACTGCAGAGAAAGATATTGCTCTGTGAAAATAGAAAGACGGTGTCTATCGTCGAGGTTCAAAACCAAGGAGACTTGGTCTCTCATTCGGACTGCGAAGCTAGATATTCCCCACTACAAAGCGATTTGGTTATCTTACTCTACTCTAAGATATGCTTTTATATCTTGGCTGGTTCAGAAAGATAGGCTCTCCACGGTGATAGAATGCAAAAGTGGAGTTCTACCGCCAATCCATCCTGCATTTTATGCAACCACACCATCGAAACAACTGACCACATGTTTTTTCAATGTTCTTTTTCTGGAAAGGTGTGGGAACAACTCGCTATGGGTCTGCTCTTGAACAAGTACACTGCAAATTGGAGGGAAATCATGGCTCTAGTGGATGGAACTGAGCTTGACAAGACAAAGAGGTTTCTTATTGCCTATACATACCAGAACACATTACATTCCATATGGAGGGAGAGGAATGCTCGGCGCCATGGCGATCACTCGTCTACGGTGGAGAAGCTGGTTCAACTCATTGACAAAAATGTTCGAAACCGGTTAAGCATGATCGGAAATGGAGAGGCTGATACCATTCAAACATGGTTCGCTGCACGACTCTACTAAGATTAGCAACCACATTTTAGAAACAGTTTTGTAAACAAACGATTTTGCATCTGCAATGTAAacacatttatttttcttgaatctaatttaacattatattcaatatatatatatctatatatagaagGGTAATGgtattttgatgttttaattaaagTGTGGACGAAACCTTACGtcattatattaattatatcgACTTTGTAATAAAACGAGTGATTCAGTATTTTGGGctgtaataatatttaaaaacgtTGTATATCGTCTGTAGTACGTTGTTTAATTTCCCTTTTATTAATGAACTGAAAGTTTATCTATGTACTATATCCTGTTTTCCGAATCACCTCGATCGATTTGTTACTCTTTATTAGTATGCATATAAATATTCATGTGTTTACAATTATTATTAgccaaaatatctatattattagCCACCggaatttgagtttttttcggCCTAGCTAGGAAATGGgaacttaaattaaaaaactcttaatatttttatgagttttaattctttataaatCTGTACTTCCAAGAACAAAACAAGTGAAAATGACAACAATCGATTCGTTTTACGTGAGATGGAACTAGGCCTCGAAATCGCAATCATGATGAAGAATACAAAGTAAAGCTTTTATCTATTTGGGTCGTAATTATTTAGAGTTGTAAGTAGCGTATATATGTTAGTTTCCCATTTGTTAAATTAAAGTTATCAAAAAGTCATATACTATTGTTTTTCCAAGTAACTCATTCGTTATACTTTGATTACTAGATTGCTAGAGTACGgtttgaaattcattttatttatattgtaatttttatataaattattatttatgtgattgtttttaaaagttgttgtgaataaaacattGTGTAACAAAATCATAAGCTAAATATGAggatttgatttctttttgagattttgttacTAGTATAATCGAAAATCACTCTTACTTTAcggaagagtgattaatttttgaaattttgtttgcctatatattattaattaaatattctgaagagattttttttgtggaatATAAAAAGAGGATATGAAATTGAGATTTAACTAATGGTTACAACCTATATAACCTATAACCtatccaataattaaataataaatcttatAACTCATACTTAtgtctataaaaaaaagttgtgtacttccgtcttttttttttttttttNNNNNNNNNNNNNNNNNNNNNNNNNNNNNNNNNNNNNNNNNNNNNNNNNNNNNNNNNNNNNNNNNNNNNNNNNNNNNNNNNNNNNNNNNNNNNNNNNNNNNNNNNNNNNNNNNNNNNNNNNNNNNNNNNNNNNNNNNNNNNNNNNNNNNNNNNNNNNNNNNNNNNNNNNNNNNNNNNNNNNNNNNNNNNNNNNNNNNNNNNNNNNNNNNNNNNNNNNNNNNNNNNNNNNNNNNNNNNNNNNNNNNNNNNNNNNNGTAGGAGACAGGAAGACAAAGATCTCCCTGCTATTTATTTAGGAATCATAAAACAATTACAAACGAATGGAACGTGGGACTGCAACCCCTCGAACATCTTCATCAACTAACAAAACCATATCACCCGGAACCAACTCCAGCAATTGAAAACCCAAAGGTAACGTCAAAGCATAGTCGGCTAGGGCATCTGCAAGACGGTTTGCCTCTCTATACACATGTGTGAAATAGATTATCCAGCCCCTAGATAAAAAGCCATCGCACAAGCGTGCCAAGAAAGATAGGAGATGAGACTCACCACCAATTTTGAATCCACCTCAACCTCTAACCTTCGAATGTTCTTCCCCCATGCTATGTGAATTCCATAATAAACCCCGACTATCACGAAACAAGGCTTCAAGGGTGAGCCAGAGATCATGAGCAGTGGAATTGGCTTTGAGAATGGTGTCGAGACCATGTCGGGACCGCTGGCTACCGCGACTGTCACCACGACCGCTCCCACGAATGACAAGCCTTATGGCATCGCCCAGATCCGGGCTTACGTACCGATTCAGCTTGATCTCAAGAAGTTGAACTATGATGTTTGGCGTGAGCTCTTTGAGACTCACTGCAGCAGTTTTGGTGTTCTCGGACACCTTAACAGATCCTCTGCCCCGTCCCCCGACGATGAGAAGCAGTGGAAAGAACGAGACGATCTCGTGAAGATGTGGATCTACGGCACCGTGTCAGAGCAGCTTCTCGACACCATTCTCAAAACCAAGTCCACCGCTCGTGATCTCTGGCTCACCCTTGAAGCCTTGTTTCGTGACAACAAAGAAGCTCAATCAATTCAGTATGACaatgatagacaggttttcacccagggtatcaatcccctatgcagtNNNNNNNNNNNNNNNNNNNNNNNNNNNNNNNNNNNNNNNNNNNNNNNNNNNNNNNNNNNNACacaaagggtctaagcaaagatttttcatttttttccaaagattgagctagaaacaatgaactgtgactaagggctatagcttcaatcctaaggtttgattttaaacaaggtggttttaatcattgtcccctaagatgcatatgcaataatcctatatgaaacaaactagactcaatcctaatatgtaaatgcaactacatgaacactctttttttatatatatttttcaaattttttcaaattttttgggttttataatgcacatagatgcaaactcaaatgaataaaactagcatgagaaaatttgaaataataaaaataaaaaaataaaacacaatgttaaatacattttaggaccctcccccaaacttaaattacacagtccctgtgtaaataaaagttggaaaagaatccaagaatcacacaaaatgaattaaactaaatgcaatggtatatacaagtgtcggatgaaattggtacctcatggattggagaagaaggaggttgcagcagcctccatactcacCAATGTGTAGCCATGGTCGTCGCcagcttcagcaggtgccggtgtttgctcgtcagagagctcagaaatGCGCACAGATGagttactcggaccagcatccgaggtgttgatcgagggtgggatcgcgtagctcatcagGTAGGGGATCGGGTAGTATGACAGAAATGgcggaagaggtccagaatgatcacccgtgtatccACTCGCATGGTGCATCGTGTACGGCATCATGAATGGCATCTGGCAGGGTGGAGTGAAAATACCAGCATAATCACCCGACTGGGTGCTCTCATAGACCAcaaatctcgccagcacgaggtaatCCGGATCCAGCCATCTTGGTTTTTGCACAAttcccttcaagggcacatcgcatgccactagGATTGGTGTGACTAGTCCCCCaatagagatctctccgcctccttctcttcttttcacagCCCACGATTTCAAgtagaggaattgatcgagtaacACAAACACCATACTAGAATCAGCTACATCTCCTACTAGTGGTGTTCCATCCCTAGCgctatccaaaactccacacagtgcAATATCTAACAGCTGAAGCTCAtggtcgttcacattcccagtctcttttNtttttttttttttttttttttatttaaaccccttaaaattaaactacccacatccttgattttaaatctttttactccctaaggtttagacttttaaactttgaatttatagctttttctcttttctctctttttttttctttttctttctttgctaaactcctaatataaatacatatccttttctttctttctaggagactatagcaagaattttttctttctctttttttttttacttacagacttagagctaattgattctaacctaagggattttttctctttttttttattacacaacccaaccccaaataaacattctaaccacatatcttttaaaaacgaatctattagctagttcaaattctaacttagctaaatcaagaggcagttctttgtcgttctcaatactctcaaggtttcacaatctatagcacaatgaaagagacatcactcaacaattcacaacaaggtttgaaagaaaggtttgggttcaagggtaggacaaatgaatcgggttaaacgaaaagattggtaaaaagtggagtgctaacccgagtttagagttaccataagcaagacaattaaagttcaaattaaatccaataatatagagatgttctaatgttcaagcaagtggaggaagcattcaaacgacacaaagggtctaagcaaagatttttcatttttttccaaagattgagctagaaacaatgaactgtgactaagggctatagcttcaatcctaaggtttgattttaaacaaggtggttttaatcattgtcccctaagatgcatatgcaataatcctatatgaaacaaactagactcaatcctaatatgtaaatgcaactacatgaacactctttttttatatatatttttcaaattttttcaaattttttgggttttataatgcacatagatgcaaactcaaatgaataaaactagcatgagaaaatttgaaataataaaaataaaaaaataaaacacaatgttaaatacattttaggaccctcccccaaacttaaattacacagtccctgtgtaaataaaagttggaaaagaatccaagaatcacacaaaatgaattaaactaaatgcaatggtatatacaagtgtcggatgaaattggtacctcatggattggagaagaaggaggttgcagcagcctccatactcacCAATGTGTAGCCATGGTCGTCGCcagcttcagcaggtgccggtgtttgctcgtcagagagctcagaaatGCGCACAGATGagttactcggaccagcatccgaggtgttgatcgagggtgggatcgcgtagctcatcagGTAGGGGATCGGGTAGTATGACAGAAATGgcggaagaggtccagaatgatcacccgtgtatccACTCGCATGGTGCATCGTGTACGGCATCATGAATGGCATCTGGCAGGGTGGAGTGAAAATACCAGCATAATCACCCGACTGGGTGCTCTCATAGACCAcaaatctcgccagcacgaggtaatCCGGATCCAGCCATCTTGGTTTTTGCACAAttcccttcaagggcacatcgcatgccactagGATTGGTGTGACTAGTCCCCCaatagagatctctccgcctccttctcttcttttcacagCCCACGATTTCAAg
The Camelina sativa cultivar DH55 chromosome 15, Cs, whole genome shotgun sequence DNA segment above includes these coding regions:
- the LOC104748752 gene encoding uncharacterized protein LOC104748752 — encoded protein: MSGPLATATVTTTAPTNDKPYGIAQIRAYVPIQLDLKKLNYDVWRELFETHCSSFGVLGHLNRSSAPSPDDEKQWKERDDLVKMWIYGTVSEQLLDTILKTKSTARDLWLTLEALFRDNKEAQSIQYDNDRQMGKFGPEDSQHSGFDKTYSDLA